A region of Desulfolithobacter dissulfuricans DNA encodes the following proteins:
- a CDS encoding NAD-dependent succinate-semialdehyde dehydrogenase encodes MNLKKPELFRQQCYIGGKWVDAEDGSVIEVHNPATGECIGQVPALGRKETSQAIDLAEKAWRLWRQQAAKERARILRRWYDLIVESQDDLATIMTTEQGKPLAEAVGEVLYGASYVEWFAEEAKRVYGDTIPMGQRDKRIIVLKEPVGVCAAITPWNFPSAMITRKVAPALATGCTVVVKPAAETPFSALALARLAEEAGIPPGVFNVLTGPAREIGAEMTDNPTVRKLSFTGSTEVGKMLMQACASTVKKISLELGGHAPFLVFDDADLDAAVAGAMASKYRNSGQTCVCANRLLVQRGVYEPFAEKLVTAVQEQLRVGNGFDEQVNQGPLIDLGAVMKVEEQIRDAVEKGARIACGGKRIQGNGFFFEPTILLDVTPEMRIFHEETFGPVAPLFAFDTEEEAVAMANDTPYGLASYFYSQDVRRVWRVAEALEYGMVGINTGIMSSEAAPFGGIKESGIGREGSKYGIDEYLEIKYLCLGGLETGA; translated from the coding sequence ATGAATTTAAAAAAACCGGAACTTTTCAGACAGCAGTGTTATATCGGCGGTAAGTGGGTTGATGCCGAGGATGGCAGCGTCATTGAGGTGCATAATCCCGCCACCGGCGAGTGTATCGGCCAGGTTCCGGCCCTGGGCCGGAAAGAGACATCCCAGGCCATTGACCTGGCGGAGAAGGCCTGGCGACTCTGGCGTCAGCAGGCAGCCAAAGAACGGGCCCGCATTCTCCGGCGCTGGTATGACCTGATCGTCGAGAGCCAGGATGACCTGGCCACCATCATGACCACGGAACAGGGTAAACCGCTGGCCGAAGCGGTGGGCGAGGTCCTGTACGGGGCCTCGTATGTGGAATGGTTCGCCGAAGAGGCCAAGCGGGTCTACGGCGACACCATTCCCATGGGCCAGCGGGACAAGCGGATCATTGTTCTCAAGGAGCCTGTGGGGGTCTGTGCGGCCATCACGCCGTGGAATTTCCCCTCAGCCATGATCACCCGCAAGGTGGCGCCGGCCCTGGCCACTGGCTGTACGGTGGTAGTCAAGCCGGCGGCCGAGACACCCTTTTCCGCCCTGGCCCTGGCCAGGCTGGCCGAGGAGGCCGGTATCCCGCCCGGGGTGTTCAACGTTCTCACCGGCCCGGCCCGGGAAATCGGCGCCGAGATGACGGACAATCCCACGGTCCGTAAACTCAGCTTCACCGGCTCCACCGAGGTGGGCAAGATGCTGATGCAGGCCTGTGCCTCCACGGTCAAGAAGATATCGCTCGAGCTTGGCGGCCATGCGCCGTTTCTGGTCTTTGATGACGCGGACCTGGATGCGGCCGTGGCCGGAGCCATGGCCTCGAAATATCGCAACTCTGGTCAGACCTGCGTGTGCGCCAACCGGCTGCTTGTTCAGCGCGGAGTCTACGAACCTTTTGCCGAAAAGCTGGTCACTGCGGTCCAGGAGCAGCTCCGGGTGGGCAATGGCTTTGATGAGCAGGTCAACCAGGGCCCGCTCATCGATCTGGGTGCGGTGATGAAGGTTGAGGAACAGATTCGGGACGCAGTGGAGAAGGGCGCCCGGATCGCCTGCGGCGGCAAACGGATTCAGGGCAATGGTTTTTTCTTCGAGCCCACCATTCTCCTTGATGTGACGCCGGAGATGCGGATCTTCCACGAGGAGACCTTTGGTCCGGTGGCGCCGCTCTTTGCCTTTGATACCGAGGAGGAAGCCGTGGCCATGGCCAACGATACCCCCTATGGTCTGGCGTCCTATTTTTACAGTCAGGATGTGAGACGGGTCTGGCGGGTGGCCGAGGCCCTTGAGTATGGCATGGTGGGGATCAATACCGGTATCATGTCCAGCGAGGCGGCCCCTTTTGGCGGCATCAAGGAATCGGGTATTGGTCGGGAAGGCTCAAAGTACGGCATCGATGAGTACCTGGAAATCAAGTATCTCTGCCTGGGAGGACTGGAGACAGGGGCCTAG
- a CDS encoding sensor histidine kinase: MAAGKKSSSLREFERICRRVEEKSASYDRYNFSSRYNDFLKAFFDLAQEFDSLDDFYRICVAVPLKMTGFVSRLYLISDSSSRLELVCDSRRGVLKPPEPAREPIHLSSIPYETSDSYLIPIYAKVPLGRSEDVLDVNGGNGQRQTSLWGDSGGAGGWSRILGMYEVKPLARMDESDRFFFQKYTNRIGFNLHNRLIALQNIDHLKFINTLVMDIEHNVIVPNMYFRHLFNQLRKRIGELDDLKDEGRRLACDGTGSKAVDEEACERWLAHCDRVKRDFLACQQELVKHHANISLFLESLFRREHFERGHLVLRPRRCFVEKEIIGPQLEHYASRLRAARVTVEKPRNMLEEEFQVLVDVGLLAQVYANLFSNAAKYTREVVNHEGHPRKAMAYGRELVDDFPEPGKKGIKFNVFTTGPHLPEDEQKRLFQDGMRGRDSKGIPGTGHGLSFIRHVIELHGGTVGYEPTPEGNNFYFILPVPSTIPPTDLVDAVR; encoded by the coding sequence GTGGCTGCCGGAAAGAAATCATCCTCCCTGCGTGAGTTCGAGCGTATCTGTCGCCGAGTAGAGGAAAAATCCGCCAGCTACGACAGGTACAACTTCAGCAGCCGTTATAACGACTTTCTCAAGGCCTTTTTCGACCTGGCCCAGGAATTCGATTCTCTGGATGACTTTTACCGGATCTGCGTCGCGGTTCCGCTGAAGATGACCGGGTTTGTCAGCCGGTTGTACCTGATAAGTGACTCCAGTTCCCGCCTGGAACTGGTCTGCGATTCCCGGCGCGGTGTCCTCAAACCGCCCGAACCGGCCCGGGAGCCGATCCATCTCTCATCCATCCCGTACGAGACCAGTGATTCTTACCTGATCCCAATCTATGCCAAGGTGCCGTTGGGCCGCTCGGAAGATGTCCTGGACGTCAATGGCGGCAATGGTCAACGCCAGACTTCGCTCTGGGGTGATTCGGGCGGGGCTGGCGGCTGGAGCCGGATTCTCGGCATGTACGAGGTGAAACCACTGGCACGCATGGACGAGTCTGACCGGTTTTTTTTTCAGAAATACACCAACAGGATCGGGTTCAATCTTCATAACCGGCTGATCGCTCTGCAGAATATCGATCATCTTAAGTTCATCAACACTCTGGTCATGGATATCGAGCACAATGTCATTGTGCCCAACATGTATTTCCGCCACCTGTTCAACCAGCTGCGCAAGAGGATCGGTGAACTGGATGATCTCAAGGACGAGGGCCGCCGGCTGGCCTGCGACGGGACCGGCAGCAAAGCGGTGGACGAGGAGGCCTGTGAGCGGTGGCTTGCGCACTGTGACCGGGTGAAACGTGATTTTCTTGCCTGTCAGCAGGAGCTGGTAAAGCACCACGCCAACATCAGCCTGTTCCTTGAGAGTCTGTTCCGTCGGGAGCATTTTGAACGGGGGCACCTGGTCCTGCGGCCCCGGCGCTGTTTCGTGGAAAAGGAGATCATCGGTCCGCAGCTGGAGCATTATGCTTCCCGGTTGAGGGCGGCCAGGGTGACGGTGGAAAAACCACGCAACATGCTTGAGGAGGAATTTCAGGTCCTGGTGGATGTGGGGCTGCTGGCCCAGGTCTATGCCAATCTGTTTTCCAATGCGGCAAAGTATACCCGGGAGGTGGTGAACCACGAGGGACACCCCAGGAAGGCCATGGCCTATGGGCGGGAACTGGTCGATGATTTTCCCGAACCGGGCAAGAAGGGCATCAAATTCAATGTTTTTACCACCGGTCCCCACCTGCCCGAGGACGAGCAAAAGAGACTGTTCCAGGATGGCATGCGCGGTCGGGACAGCAAGGGTATTCCCGGTACCGGACACGGACTCTCCTTTATCCGTCATGTCATCGAGCTGCATGGCGGCACCGTGGGATATGAACCCACTCCCGAGGGAAATAATTTTTATTTTATCCTGCCTGTCCCATCCACCATACCGCCAACGGACCTGGTTGACGCTGTCCGTTGA
- a CDS encoding GAF domain-containing protein: MQSDILLLTAAGTDTGLLLESLDGYAVTPCHDAREATLLCEQKDIYLALVEAELDATSGIDWFGATRTEHPHLSGLLIGNPVGEGLLRRALDAGFSGIIETPVRGEQLRAQVERAMALVRLQEENTRLRTLVPLYSLGEKFLQSASEEDVLDSLLNVVVEQTGAAQISVMLFDEEEACLRIAACRGMDEVLARSIRILPGDQIAGWVYARGRPVLLNRENQNDSIFAPLLKRPDIVAAISFPLKVRDRVLGVLNISRTESGTPYTEADIEMLAVICSQATMALENVRATRIMAEKIRMRTLFEQYVAPEVADLLLATDSNLLDLGEIRDVTVLFADIRNFTALVQHMELTELRSFLNAFFQIFTDAIFQHRGTVDKFMGDAVLAVFGAPILLENACLSAVRTALAIRSRFGGLRAQWASRCSEFDNVDLGIGITRGEMFLGNVGSSRRLDYTVIGSQVNIAQRLAAESTACQVYVTDIVRREIEPHVAVEHAGALRLRGVDQEIGVYAVHGDRVSAR; this comes from the coding sequence ATGCAATCAGATATTCTGCTGCTGACCGCAGCTGGCACCGACACCGGTCTCCTTCTCGAATCCCTGGACGGATATGCGGTGACCCCGTGTCATGATGCCCGGGAGGCCACGCTGCTCTGTGAGCAGAAAGATATCTACCTGGCCCTTGTCGAGGCAGAACTCGATGCCACTTCAGGGATCGACTGGTTTGGGGCAACCCGGACCGAGCATCCCCATCTGAGCGGACTGCTGATTGGCAACCCAGTGGGCGAGGGATTGCTGCGCCGGGCCCTGGATGCCGGTTTCTCGGGGATCATTGAGACACCGGTGCGCGGAGAGCAGTTGCGGGCCCAGGTGGAACGGGCCATGGCCCTGGTTCGGCTGCAGGAGGAAAACACCCGGTTGCGGACCCTGGTACCCCTGTACAGTCTGGGGGAGAAGTTTCTTCAGTCTGCCAGCGAAGAGGATGTGCTCGATTCCCTGCTCAACGTGGTGGTGGAACAGACCGGCGCGGCCCAGATTTCGGTCATGCTCTTTGACGAGGAAGAGGCCTGCCTGCGGATCGCCGCCTGCCGGGGCATGGATGAGGTTCTGGCCCGTTCCATCCGTATCCTGCCTGGAGATCAGATCGCCGGCTGGGTCTATGCCCGGGGCCGGCCTGTGCTTCTCAACCGGGAAAACCAGAACGACTCGATTTTTGCCCCGCTCCTCAAGCGGCCAGACATCGTCGCCGCCATTTCTTTTCCCCTCAAGGTGCGGGACCGGGTACTGGGGGTGCTCAACATCAGCCGAACCGAGAGTGGCACCCCCTACACCGAAGCGGATATCGAGATGCTGGCCGTTATCTGCAGCCAGGCCACCATGGCCCTGGAGAATGTCCGTGCCACCCGGATCATGGCGGAAAAGATCCGGATGCGCACCCTCTTTGAGCAGTACGTGGCGCCGGAGGTGGCCGATCTTCTCCTTGCCACTGATTCCAACCTGCTTGATCTGGGCGAGATTCGTGACGTCACGGTGCTGTTTGCCGATATCAGGAATTTCACCGCCCTGGTGCAGCACATGGAACTGACCGAGCTGCGCTCCTTTCTCAATGCTTTTTTCCAGATTTTCACCGATGCTATCTTTCAGCACCGGGGAACCGTTGACAAGTTCATGGGAGACGCGGTCCTGGCGGTCTTCGGGGCTCCGATCCTTCTGGAGAACGCCTGTCTGAGCGCGGTGCGAACCGCGCTGGCCATCAGGAGCCGTTTTGGTGGTCTGCGGGCGCAGTGGGCCAGCCGCTGTTCGGAATTCGATAACGTGGACCTGGGGATCGGTATCACCCGGGGTGAGATGTTCCTGGGCAATGTGGGGTCGTCCCGCCGCCTTGACTACACGGTTATCGGCAGCCAGGTGAACATCGCCCAGCGCCTGGCTGCCGAATCAACGGCCTGCCAGGTCTATGTCACCGACATCGTTCGCCGGGAAATCGAGCCCCACGTGGCGGTGGAACATGCCGGCGCCCTCAGGCTGCGGGGAGTGGATCAGGAGATTGGTGTCTACGCGGTCCATGGAGACAGGGTCTCTGCCAGGTAG
- the pyrR gene encoding bifunctional pyr operon transcriptional regulator/uracil phosphoribosyltransferase PyrR — protein sequence MNGTRSIMTARDIDRSLDRISMELLERNHGLEQLAIIGIHTGGVFLARRIHEKITAMEEGDLPLGSLDITLYRDDWSLISQNPIVRKTDIGFLVDNRRVILVDDVIFTGRTIRAAMDAIMDYGRPDTIQLAVLVDRGGRELPIQPDYVGMEVRVEPGERVDVLLREKADRDEVVVHGV from the coding sequence ATGAACGGCACACGCTCCATCATGACGGCTCGGGATATCGACCGGAGCCTGGACCGGATTTCCATGGAACTCCTGGAACGCAACCACGGTCTGGAGCAGCTGGCGATCATCGGCATCCACACCGGAGGCGTGTTTCTGGCCCGGAGAATCCATGAAAAGATCACCGCCATGGAAGAGGGGGATCTGCCACTGGGCAGCCTGGACATCACCCTGTACCGGGATGACTGGAGCCTGATCTCGCAAAATCCCATTGTCCGCAAGACCGACATCGGTTTTCTGGTGGATAACCGTCGGGTTATTCTGGTTGACGATGTTATTTTCACCGGCCGGACCATCCGCGCGGCCATGGACGCGATCATGGACTATGGTCGGCCGGATACGATCCAGCTGGCCGTGCTCGTGGATCGCGGAGGACGGGAGCTGCCCATCCAGCCCGATTACGTGGGCATGGAGGTTCGGGTGGAACCGGGCGAGCGGGTGGATGTGCTGCTCAGGGAAAAAGCGGATCGCGACGAAGTGGTTGTGCACGGAGTGTGA
- a CDS encoding PilZ domain-containing protein → MNTDLRRSKRDSVYLPISVSAQDGISGGQLAGPFSGRIIDISLHGACLLMTQVMRGSYHVFHTTRENDSSLLLLHIDIPPEIIDLALPARPVWLDIFRQDQIRAFKMGVEFLTSPDGEQMKRLQRIMQQYRRDSDMW, encoded by the coding sequence ATGAATACAGATCTGCGCCGATCAAAACGGGACAGCGTCTACCTTCCCATCTCCGTGTCGGCACAGGACGGCATCAGCGGCGGCCAGCTGGCCGGGCCGTTTTCCGGCCGGATCATCGACATCTCGCTCCACGGCGCCTGTCTGCTCATGACCCAGGTCATGCGTGGTTCCTACCATGTCTTTCACACCACCCGGGAAAACGATTCCTCCCTCCTGCTGCTCCATATCGATATTCCACCGGAAATCATCGACCTGGCCCTGCCGGCCCGACCTGTATGGCTGGACATTTTCCGCCAGGATCAGATCCGTGCCTTCAAGATGGGGGTCGAATTTCTGACCAGTCCGGACGGGGAACAGATGAAACGTCTGCAGCGGATAATGCAGCAGTACCGGCGGGATTCCGACATGTGGTAG
- the folE2 gene encoding GTP cyclohydrolase FolE2, whose protein sequence is MKLQNVGIKDFTCPVRIREKDGTRQQTVATISLQAAMPHRFRQSCVSVFTAALARYRKDMHASIFPQLLGEVRDQLQAQTAEMRMDFPFFIAKRAPVTETSSLMEYDCAFTGRTNDRREDELLLTVRVPVTTLCPCSKEISEAGAHNQRAEVTLTVRPKKFIWLEELIELVERCGSCELYALLKRPDEKYVTEAAYHNPMFVEDVVRMVSQETMKLDGIDWFSVGVESFESIHKHSAYAYVDSDDLE, encoded by the coding sequence ATGAAACTGCAAAATGTCGGCATAAAAGACTTCACCTGCCCTGTCCGAATCCGGGAGAAGGATGGTACCAGGCAACAGACCGTGGCCACCATCAGCCTCCAGGCGGCCATGCCACACCGGTTCCGGCAGTCCTGTGTCAGCGTGTTCACCGCGGCCCTGGCCAGGTACCGCAAGGACATGCATGCGAGTATCTTTCCGCAGCTTCTGGGCGAAGTACGCGATCAGCTCCAGGCCCAGACCGCGGAAATGCGCATGGATTTTCCCTTTTTCATTGCCAAGCGGGCGCCGGTCACCGAGACAAGCTCTCTCATGGAGTATGACTGCGCCTTCACCGGCCGCACCAACGACAGAAGAGAGGATGAGCTGCTGCTCACGGTCCGGGTGCCTGTGACCACGCTCTGTCCCTGCTCCAAGGAGATCAGCGAAGCTGGAGCCCATAACCAGCGGGCCGAGGTGACCCTGACCGTGCGGCCGAAAAAATTCATCTGGCTGGAAGAGTTAATCGAGCTGGTGGAACGATGCGGCTCCTGCGAGCTCTACGCCCTGCTCAAGCGACCGGATGAAAAATATGTGACCGAAGCGGCCTACCACAATCCCATGTTTGTCGAAGATGTGGTCCGGATGGTCTCCCAGGAAACCATGAAACTGGACGGTATCGACTGGTTTTCCGTCGGGGTGGAAAGTTTCGAATCCATCCACAAACACAGTGCCTATGCTTATGTGGACTCCGACGACCTGGAGTAA
- a CDS encoding formyltransferase family protein translates to MQKMAVLLSGSGRTLDNFHERIQDGTLRAEIQVVVSNVADALGLEKARKYGYPAFHAPDNEAINEILARYDIDLIALAGYLKLYIPPDHLRKNVLNIHPSLIPSFCGDGYYGHHVHEAVKARGCKVSGCTVHFANEVYDEGPIVVQKCVSLDDDDTPDDIAAKVFARECEAFPEAINLVDEKGVDYFWNRVKA, encoded by the coding sequence ATGCAGAAAATGGCAGTGCTGCTCTCCGGTAGCGGCAGGACCCTGGATAATTTCCATGAGCGGATTCAGGATGGGACTCTGCGGGCCGAAATCCAGGTGGTTGTCTCCAATGTGGCAGATGCGCTTGGCCTGGAAAAGGCCAGGAAGTATGGCTACCCAGCCTTTCACGCTCCGGACAACGAGGCGATCAACGAAATTCTGGCCCGCTATGATATCGACCTGATCGCCCTGGCCGGGTACTTGAAACTCTATATCCCGCCGGACCATCTCAGGAAAAACGTGCTCAATATCCATCCCTCGCTCATTCCCTCATTCTGTGGCGACGGCTATTACGGCCATCACGTCCACGAGGCGGTCAAGGCCCGGGGATGCAAGGTCAGTGGCTGCACTGTGCATTTTGCCAACGAGGTCTACGACGAGGGCCCTATCGTCGTGCAGAAATGCGTATCGCTTGATGACGACGACACCCCGGACGATATCGCGGCCAAGGTGTTTGCCAGGGAATGCGAGGCCTTTCCCGAGGCCATCAATCTGGTGGACGAAAAAGGGGTGGATTATTTCTGGAACAGGGTGAAGGCATGA
- a CDS encoding RNA-binding S4 domain-containing protein, with protein MKRETDKEKVRIDKWLWAARFFKTRSLAAKAVSGGHVHLNGQRVKPARTVAVGDRLVIRRGELEFTVDILGLSGRRGPASVARTLYEETPESLERREQEREERRLIRAPAARPAKRPDKRERRRIRQFLRKD; from the coding sequence GTGAAAAGGGAAACAGATAAAGAGAAGGTACGGATCGATAAATGGCTCTGGGCCGCCCGCTTTTTCAAGACCAGATCACTGGCCGCAAAGGCCGTGAGCGGCGGTCACGTTCATCTCAACGGTCAGCGGGTCAAGCCGGCCCGGACGGTGGCCGTGGGTGACCGGCTGGTGATCCGCCGGGGTGAGCTTGAGTTCACGGTCGATATCCTGGGTTTGAGCGGCCGCCGGGGACCGGCCAGTGTCGCCCGGACCCTGTACGAGGAAACACCGGAATCTCTCGAGCGTCGGGAACAGGAGCGCGAAGAGCGCCGACTCATCCGGGCGCCTGCTGCCAGGCCCGCCAAACGTCCCGACAAGCGGGAACGGCGGCGGATTCGGCAATTTCTACGAAAGGATTAG
- a CDS encoding peptidase U32 family protein, which produces MKKIELLAPAGSIASFEAALEEGADAVYIGAPGLNARALAKDFSFAEVGGMIQAAHDRGRHVHIAMNSLVREDELQEAVEALSLFAQLRPDALIVQDLGLAWLAQRFFPQIPLHASTLMSVHNSMTAAYLRDLGFSRVVLARELTLDEIRRIGRVSGAELEIFIHGAMCFSFSGLCLFSSLHGGKSSLRGQCVQPCRRRYGWQEGRKKKKGGGYLFSMNDLCGIDLLPQMRRAGVASLKIEGRMKSAEYVRKTVRAYRLVIDSLDQAESERQRVLKEAHGLLDEAMGRRRSPGFFLAAKPKQAVTPALSGNTGKLVARVQRLEALRPGRQGTILTARLLEPVRAGERLRLHHEQSGERKSFTVRTMRLGQKTVRRAGSGQLVRFVLDQDLGMKSDSGFRGSLFRVDVERRLRSSGSAGRYRLAGGAVPKPDRPAVEEIVEVLQWAVEKNKKPAQGARTREHREKRRKKSMKKGQVWWIRVAHLRDAGQRFPVRPVRILVPLTRENIDFLKKTARLRKPQSRLVWELPPVIMEDALAWYGESVQHLLREGFTRFQLGHVAQLGLFPEEIREQLKFSGSYTLNMLNSAALQAMAELGLRNILFSLETDHANMAAALVHFRRALAARKSGPGNVRIGMEVYGRPPLFTARLDGDHFRYGQQCISPMDERFRVEQQDGLTVTRSVQPFSLLPWLGELREAGVDYLLADLSGGAINREITRFATLLRGTGRMEPTLSGNFTGHLL; this is translated from the coding sequence TTGAAAAAAATAGAGCTGCTGGCTCCGGCCGGCAGTATTGCCAGCTTTGAGGCCGCCCTGGAAGAGGGCGCTGACGCGGTCTATATCGGCGCGCCTGGTTTAAATGCCCGGGCCCTGGCAAAGGATTTTTCCTTTGCCGAGGTCGGCGGTATGATACAGGCCGCCCATGACCGGGGACGCCATGTACATATTGCCATGAACAGCCTGGTCCGAGAGGATGAACTGCAGGAGGCGGTGGAGGCCCTGTCGCTTTTCGCCCAGCTGCGTCCGGATGCGCTCATCGTCCAGGATCTCGGCCTTGCCTGGTTGGCCCAGCGGTTTTTTCCGCAGATACCCCTGCATGCCTCGACCCTCATGTCGGTGCATAACTCCATGACCGCCGCCTACCTGCGCGATCTCGGCTTTTCCCGGGTGGTCCTGGCCCGGGAGCTTACCCTGGACGAGATCAGGCGGATCGGCCGGGTGAGCGGAGCAGAGCTTGAAATCTTTATCCACGGGGCCATGTGTTTTTCCTTTTCCGGGCTCTGTCTTTTTTCCAGCCTCCATGGCGGAAAATCCAGCCTGCGCGGTCAGTGCGTCCAGCCCTGCCGTCGGCGCTACGGCTGGCAGGAGGGACGCAAGAAGAAAAAAGGGGGCGGTTATCTCTTTTCCATGAACGATCTCTGTGGTATCGATCTGCTGCCGCAGATGCGCCGGGCCGGCGTGGCCAGCCTGAAAATCGAGGGGCGGATGAAATCGGCCGAATACGTGCGCAAGACCGTGCGGGCCTATCGCCTGGTCATCGACAGCCTGGACCAGGCCGAATCCGAGCGGCAGCGGGTGCTCAAAGAGGCCCATGGGCTGCTCGACGAGGCCATGGGCCGGCGTCGCTCGCCCGGATTTTTTCTTGCCGCCAAACCGAAGCAGGCTGTGACCCCGGCCCTGTCTGGCAATACCGGCAAACTGGTCGCCAGGGTTCAGCGCCTGGAAGCGCTGCGCCCCGGTCGCCAGGGCACCATTCTGACGGCCCGGCTCCTGGAACCGGTTCGAGCCGGTGAACGGCTGCGGCTGCACCACGAACAGTCCGGGGAACGCAAGAGCTTCACGGTCCGGACCATGCGTCTGGGCCAGAAAACCGTTCGCCGGGCCGGTTCGGGCCAGCTGGTTCGTTTTGTTCTCGACCAGGACCTGGGAATGAAGAGTGACAGCGGTTTCCGGGGCAGCCTCTTCCGGGTGGATGTGGAACGACGGTTGCGCTCCTCCGGATCCGCGGGCAGGTACCGGCTGGCCGGAGGTGCGGTGCCAAAACCGGACCGACCTGCGGTTGAGGAGATAGTGGAGGTGCTTCAGTGGGCTGTGGAGAAAAACAAAAAACCGGCTCAAGGGGCCCGCACCCGGGAGCACCGGGAAAAGCGGCGGAAAAAGAGTATGAAAAAAGGTCAGGTCTGGTGGATCCGGGTGGCCCATCTGCGGGATGCGGGTCAGCGATTTCCGGTCCGGCCGGTCCGGATCCTGGTACCCCTGACCAGGGAAAATATCGACTTTCTGAAAAAAACTGCCCGGTTGCGCAAGCCGCAGAGTCGGCTTGTCTGGGAGTTGCCGCCCGTCATCATGGAAGATGCACTGGCGTGGTATGGGGAGAGTGTCCAGCATCTGCTGCGGGAGGGGTTTACCCGTTTTCAGCTTGGTCACGTGGCCCAGTTGGGTCTGTTTCCGGAGGAGATCCGTGAGCAGCTCAAATTCTCGGGTTCCTATACGCTTAACATGCTCAACTCGGCCGCGCTCCAGGCCATGGCCGAGCTGGGATTGCGGAACATTCTGTTTTCCCTGGAAACCGATCATGCCAACATGGCCGCGGCCCTGGTCCATTTTCGTCGGGCCCTGGCGGCGAGGAAAAGCGGGCCCGGCAACGTCCGTATCGGTATGGAAGTGTATGGCCGGCCTCCGCTTTTCACCGCCCGGCTGGATGGTGATCATTTTCGCTATGGCCAGCAATGCATAAGTCCCATGGACGAGCGGTTCCGGGTTGAACAGCAGGACGGCCTCACCGTGACCCGTTCGGTTCAGCCCTTTTCCCTGCTGCCCTGGCTGGGCGAGCTGCGGGAAGCGGGGGTGGACTACCTGCTGGCCGACCTGTCAGGCGGCGCCATCAACCGGGAAATAACCCGTTTTGCCACCCTGCTGCGGGGCACCGGACGAATGGAGCCGACCCTGAGCGGCAATTTCACCGGCCATTTACTGTAG